From the Phalacrocorax carbo chromosome Z, bPhaCar2.1, whole genome shotgun sequence genome, the window ACCGTGGTTCATGCGCACAGACACCACAGGGCTCACACCCAATTCACTTTGCTCAAACGCAGCGCAGCAGCACGTTACCTTTATGTGGCTGGCCAAGTTAGAGTGCAGCGAGTGCCTGTCATAGTCTTGCACAGTCCAGGAAGggatctttttcttctcctcccagTTGTCATCCACCTGGATATCATTATACAAGGGGTTGCTTTTGATTGTGGATTTCAGGGTGATGGGCGTAATATGTTTCCCGAGGGCTCTGTCTATCATTTCTTGACTGACCTCATTCAAGTCTAAACCCGGCAGCTCAgtggcatttcttttttctctctgtaaggCACAAGTTAGATCAGAAGTTGGCTTTCATCTTCATTTACCTATGACACAGGCCCTCTTCCAGAGTTATCATTTGTAATacaacagaataattttaaaattacacatGCAACAATTTTTCTCGTTCTGGCAAACATCTTCTTTGCAATAAGGGAGCCTGACTGTTCACTCTGGGCGGATTTCTTCCTTCTGGGGAAAGCATGTGGGTACAATCTGAACATtaaatgcttttgcaaatgtGAACTGGCATTATAATGCCTGCTGAAAGAAAGCCTCTGCTTTAGCAAAACAATGCTTTGGAGCACTGTGGTAGAAGATGCAGTTCTGATGAAAGCCATGGGTGAAGCAGACGGGTAATGGTGTCTAAGGGACTGCCTTGACTTGAGCTGCACATCTGACAGCAGGGGTGTGATTTGCAGTTCTGTTCACATTGCTGAATGCTAGACCTGTCTTAGGATGTCAATCAGTCCCTTCATTCAACTGAGGGAGGGTCCTTACTTTGGGCACTGTCAGAACTCAAAGGTAAATAACTAAGCAGTCTCCCAGCAACAACAATCATTAAATCAGACCTTTCAGAACAGGTGAGTGGCAAGGGAGGAGGACAAACAACCCTGGTGGGGTCACATTTTTGGAGAACTCAGAAGCTGCTGCTTAACACAGCACTAAGAGCCTCTTCAGGAGCTGGTAAGATGGTagttactgtatttttcagtctgTAATTGCAAGGAAGAATGCAATCAGACTCTCCAATTCAAGCTGTTCAACATTTTGTCTCACCTCAACCTTCTGTCCCCAAGACTTTGAATTAATCTGTCACCAATCTGCAGTTCCGGTGGTGCGTCAGCTTCCTGGTAGACCTGCTTCTGGCACAGCTCTTGCCTCATGCTAACAGCTGTCCCAGTCTTAGGGCTGCTTCTACAGAACCATCACAGTGCAAATGCAGCTTTCCTCATCAGCAGACACCACTTCCTCATTAGCACCTTTGTCCTAAGGAACTTTATGCTGAGACAAGGGGAGCCTTGACCTGACCCAGTGGCCCTATGGCAGGCATGCTGGGATGGGGGcacatcccagcccctctcccaccctCAGAAATCAGAAAGGTGTGGGCAGCACCCACTGTCAGACTCCCATAAAGTGAATGCACCTCATAAACAGACGATGAAGAGGCTGGGATCTGAGAAACTTCCTTCCCTGTAAGGGCATCTTTCCCAGGATATTTCACTTACATTGAGGTCTCCAGCTGTTAAGGTGCCACGGGCAGGACAGACTTCAGCAGCCAAAggacttgctgctgctgggggcacagcctgctgcttcttccaccTTTCTAGTGGGAGCCCAAGGgatcccacctcctcccacacaCTGGCTCTGGGAGCTGCTCGGATTCCACATCAGCCAGTGCAGGTCTCTAAGCTGATGGCAAACTGTTGGCTTCTTCTGCCTGAGTAATTTTCTGCCCCCTTCGTGGGCTGGTGAATCCACTTTCAGTGGAAGCCAGCTGCTACATGTCATCACCTAGTTCATACCTCAGTGCCTGCACACACACGTAGACATGTGTGAGTTGTTCTagggcaggcaggtgttgaagaaggaagaaggacaACTGGTTTCCTTCAGAGAGGAAaggtggaaaacagaaaacagccttTGCCTAAGAAACCCCAGGAAGAAGCATCGTACTGGCGTTCTTATCACTCAATCACGCACAAGTGACTAAGCATGTTTCCCAACAATAATTACCACTGGTAGGTGGGTGGATCCTCAGTGCCCTCCCAGTCCCTCTATTAGTTCATATTTTCCATATGTCATTCCTTAGCCTTGAGATATCCCCTGACAATATTACTCTTTGCATTGCAGTTAGAGCTGGCACTGAAGCCCTCTGAGTTGTACTGGCTGAGCTGGTGTTTTTGACTCATTTCTTTCtgcctgtattttattttattttattttattttattttattttattttattttattttattttattttattttattttattttattttattttattttattttattttattttattttattttattttattttatttcattttattttatttcattttattttattttatgttttatttcttatttaaaatttgtCATTGACCTTAATGATGCTTCCCTCAGGCTTGCTAGATAGTTGAATTTGGAGAACGGTTTTGTTGAAGAATGCAAACTGTCTCACCAGGGGATGCTTGGTCTCCCTAGGCTAAAATGTTGTGAAAAGAATGCGACTTGACAGGAATTTCTaaagctgttttaaataaaatgcttaaaaactTGGAATAGATGGCAATGTGCAAAATTTGTTCATAAAGAGAATGCTTTGTGGCAAAAATTTTTGCTCCTTCCATCTGGAATACCTTTTCATAGCACTAGAACAGGAGAATGTGATAGCTTGCACAGAGGTAGAGAGGGAATAGGATGGGATGGGCAACAGGGTTTTACTGTGAGAACGGGACTGGAATTTGGGAAAGGAGATAGTTTGCAGAAGTTTTAGAGAACAGACACTGAAGTGCCAAGCTAATCGGGAGAATACACTTGTGTGCAGGCAAATGCTTGGTTGTGAAACTTCTGTAGTAGATATGTCCTAGAGACTAGTTagggaaaaggaaggacagAAGCCTGAAACAcataccccccaaaaaaaaagtttaggtCCAAGAAATGATacagagaaacacaaagaaGATTGCATGAAATGCATGGTTTATAGAAGCAGACAAACAGAAGGAGTcttgataataaaaatatgccTGCTACTTTCTAGCAGAAgctacatattttttcttttaagattcAAAACATCTCCCAAGAGTTTTCACAAACTTCTATGTTTTGGTTGTGATTCATGAAGCAAATGTTCAAAGAAAGAGTAAACTATTGTAAACCTAGGCATCTGTATGGGTTACAGAATTCATATGATATACGCTGTGTCCAGGAAGCCAGTGTGAATGAGGGTGTAACAGATAAATAAGAGGCAATTTATATTACTATTCACTGATTGGAAGAAGGGTACAGCAAATACTCAGAGCAGCAGTAGTTATGAAGAACTCAGAGAAACTGTAGTTGAAATGTGTTGACGAAATACTCATTTAACAAGATGAAAAATGCTCAACTCTGCGAACACATAACTGTGTTTAATCTACATATAGCTCATGAGCAAGAAAGCTTTTATGGTTTATAACTCATGTTTCACTGAGAACAGTTTGTCCCTCTTTGACAGACCCAGAGAGCTGGCATGTATAAAACCAGGATTCTTTAAAAAGCCTGAAGCTCTGTAGAGAGTCAATGTTAGTTCCATCCCTGGGTCAAAATGTGCTTTCTCCACAGGGTTTCTTGCTGATTATTTCATAACGTGAATTATGCATATAGGTACATTACAAtgtatataattaaaaatcataaatTAATCTATATTGCTAGAAAATATTcttatgtaatttttattttgacttcaTTCTTTTGTTCCTACTGTTGTCATTGTTGTTAACACTGAAACAACCCGAAAGTCTAACCATTCTTTCCTCAGCCTGTGATATGAGACATCAAGCTAATTACCCACCAAAACCAGGACATCAACAGTCAAGGCTAGGCCTTGGTTTCAAGCCCATCTACCTGCAAGAAGAGATCAAAGAGACACctaaaaaattaaagatattCACTTCCTGTGAGTCAAATTTTCCCTTACTGCTCTCCAAAGAGAGTTAGTTCCTCTTGTCCCATGGCCAGCCATGGTCTCCATCTTGGCTGGGGGATATACTCAATGAAAGTGACAAACGCTGTCGATGGGCAGCTATGCCTGAAAGTTTTAATCAAGGGAGTCTTCAAGAAACTTAGGGCCACCAGATACTGCAGGATTTGTTTTGTAACAGCCTCTTTAATCCTAGTGAAAGTGGGTAGTATATTTGCATGTAATTTGTTTGAGACTATAACCCTCTGTTGTGCAAAAGCCTTCTAATGTACCCTGAAGGACTCTCCCTTCAGGGTATTTTTCTGATGTAGAGACCTGTTtctaagagagagaaaagctcTGACAGATAAAAATCTGCTAGGTAGTAACCCAAGAATCCCTGTGACAGTTGTAACAACTGTGTAGGTTGTTGTAGGTGTTACTAGGCATTTGGTCAGTAAAAGAAGGTAATTTATCAGGATAAATAATTATTAGCTCTTTAGAATTTCCTGCACAAATCTGAGCTCACGGGGGATGCTGTGGAAAAGCAATCAGGAAGGCAAGGGGTAACTGAGCATAGGTAAGCAGATCTGAAAGACAGTAGGGCAGACAGCTCACATGAAGGATTCCTGAGAAAGcaagttttgtttctgaaggaaTTGAAGGGCATCAGAATGGCTTGTCAGAGACATAAGGCAGCATCAGGTACTACAAAGCAACCTGGGAAGCCACCTGGCATGGATAGGAAGGAGATCAGTAGATGCTTATAAACACTTAAGCCAAGTTGACTGGATTATTTAGAGAAAAGTAGGTGTTCATATGGACTATTTTAATTGCAcactgctttatttattttaattgagaCTGCTTCTGTCCCCATAACAAATTGTTTGCTTAAAGAAAGCTGTTAATGGAGTTCTGCAGGATTGTGAGTGCATTATATAAAATCTTCTGTACAGTGTTAAGACCAAAGCTCCTCCCACCCTTGCAGCTGGCTCTGATTGTGGCCAATTGCAGATGTCTAGGGAAGAATATGGGAAAGAGTAGAAGTACTTAATGCATGTATGATCCAGGGGACAAACAAGTACCTGTAACCCAGCACCTAATTCataggtttaaaaagaaaaatcttttgtcCTGGTACACTGAGAAACAAGCAAAGGCATTAGCTCAGCTGAGAAACCAGGAGGGGTTAAGAGTTCAGTTAGCATGATAACTGCAGGCCACAATTTGTTCAGAGTTGTGAATTcctgagaaaaagcagcatgacAAGAAGTAGCAAGGTATTCAAAGACCAAATGCTCTCTGCTGTCTtccagaaatgaggaaaaagggaCATAAAAGCAGTAAAGAGAAGTCTGAGAAGTGCAGAAAATGACGTGGTAGACTACAGGGGAGACATGCACCCCAGCTATCAGAAGCAGATCTAGGGGATTAATTATCTGGTGTGTGCTGATCACCAAAACATACTGTAGGGCAGATAGAACAGCAGGCCGGGAAATTTTCAGGGCAATCGGAAAGCGGTCAGTAGCTAGCCATTTGCAGGAGAAACAGTCTGTGCTTTTTATGCTGCTTTTCACAAGGAAAGGCCAAGATTCCTGGACTGCtttatggtttgttttattcaaagtagatgaagaaaatatatgCTAAGAAAGGAAGTTGTTCAGTTTGCCTgacacagaagaggaaagtaaggagaaaaagcagcaacttTTTGATCAGCAATAGGAATTGCCGTTATGTCAAGCTGCtttttataatggaaataaatttaaaatcttaGAGGTGGAGAAAACACATAAGCGCTTAAGTGCACTTGAATTTAAGTGATCTCATAATAAAGGTCTGGAAGAGACCACAAACACGTCACTGAGAAGTCACTTTTCACGGGGACCCCTGAGTAGCAATAGTTTCttagaagaaaatgaatttcTGAAGAGGGAAGTTAGGCTACTTTCAAGGTTTAATGACTTTGGGAGTCTGTAGGTCACGCACATATGTTCTGAAATGAATTCTCCTccctcatccccctcccccctttccgTTTCTGAATTAACTAACCCTTAACCCCATTAGCTCTCTCATCTTAAAGCAAAACATATTATTCCTGGGCCATTAGTTCTCCACTGTGTCATCATGTTTATTCTAATGTCTGGAACtcatcagttcttttccctttatttgattgtcagcaaaagggaaaaaaggaggcgAGCTCATAAGGAAGAGAGAATAAGGCACAATGGATTTTATCTGGACAGCTTGAATTCACTAATGAATACACTTAAAAGTATAGGTTGTGCCCTAGGTGTAGCATTTATAAAACATACAGCATTGCAAGCTGCATTTCTGGAGACATGGTGAGCacagacatttcctttgaaatggCCATCCCAGGGCTGGGAACAGAGTTCCAGGAAAACCCTCTCAATGGTGGCGAAGGGCagagcagaagacaaaaaatcACAGGGCTCCCCACACATTTTTAatcctgccagcagctctgcagccctggctTGGTGACAGTGCGTCCTGTTAAAGGACAATAGGGAGGAGGATCCCTGCTGTGGAGGAGGCTCTGTGTGtggctgcctccctcctgcacAAAAGAGGGCTTaggtggggtggggagtgagGCCAGCATTGCACCATACCCTATTGTTTGGGATCCCGCAGGCTCCTTCCCTTGGTTAGGGCTCTTTGCATGGGAGACGACGGGTGACCATGCCTCCCCCCATTCCTAGCTCTCCTTGGGGAACCGCCAGCAAAAATTATACAGTatgagcagaggcagctggaggcatTTGGGTAGGCAGAAGGAAGGGTGTCTGGGGTAGGGAGGAGGCTAGGGAAGGTAAGGGGGTGTCATGGAAGAGGgtgtcaggagaggaaggaCTTTTGCATGTGGATGAGGACTGGAATGGTCTCCGGGAGGGAGCAAAGGGTTTTAGGGAGCTGATGGGGAGAAATGTCTGAAAGGAGAGGCGTGCAACTGGGAGTAGCAGTAGGAGACTTTAAGgatctttcttttcccctcccctccctcaggTTGATGTTTTTTCGGCTCCCACTCTTCATTCCTCTGGGGAATTGGACCCCCATCCTAAGGATCCTCAGGATTCAgacccttctcccccacctccccaactGCTTATGTGTGTCTCCATCCCTTGACAAGAACCAGACCTTGGAGCTTTTGCTCATGCTAGGGGTGGGGAAGGTGAGGGGCTCCCTGGGCAGCAGGAAAGGAGCGCTGTGGAGCAGCAAGTGGGGCCCAGAGGGGTGTGAGCTGATGCAGCTGTACTGCTGCTGATCCAGACATGAACTTTGTCGCCGCCAGCTCCAGGGCCTCTATTAGACAGcacacatttacatttttaccaAGAAGCTGCTGCTACCTCTGTACAATAACCTGGATTAATAAACTTAGTGTGTTTCACACTTTCAACAGCTGTCTGTCAGGATAACAGAAGGTAAAGTAGAATGAGGAAAACAAGGCAAGATAAAGAGGAAGGTACTGTGAACTATAGACATATATAAGCTCATATGGCACTAGCAAGAATCTTTGATGCTCTCTCTAATGTGTCTTTTCATCAAGTTTGATATGAGGGATATGGCCTGGCTTTCAGATCTAAGTCTGggattttttcttattttacccCTTTAGTACAATTGATCAGTATTTGACATCAATAGACTTTCTGGGAAATGCTATTAAAATAGTACAATGAGCAGCAGAAAGCCTAACGGACTGAAATAAAGTCAGCAGACAGCCCTGAAGAATTGGAGCCTGATCCTCACTAAGTCAGGGGGAAAACTTACGGGGATATTAGTGATTCAGATTCAGAGATGCAGGAAGCTGAATCCACAGCTGAAGTCTCAACCTCATGTCATTTGTCTCCAGATCCCTAAAAAGAGgtagaaaaatcaggaaaaatgtcAGCCTCTTTTGGACCTTACCTGTAAATAGATCCTGTTGTGCCACCGCTGCACACCAGGTAAAGCTGCTTCTGGGAGTTTTGCCAGGCTGGCTTGTAGAAAGGCAGAATTTTTCACTAGAGACTTCACCTCCAGTTTCAGGAATTTATCGGGGTGGTTGTTGTTTGGCAAAACGGAGAAGTCCATGTTCCTGTCCTGTAGAGTAATAACGAAAACAGCCCCAGCTTCTGCTTCCTGGCTGTGCACGCTCCTTCTATTATTAATGATGTGAAGAAGGATACGACAGTTTCCTGAAACTGTATCTGACCCCTGTTTGGTGTCAGGCTCACTTATATCATCTACCAATACTAAAAGATTGTTTAGAAGCAGCAGAACAGACAGTACATGTTTCTGTAAGTGCCTAGCTTAAGTTTTCAAGTTCAAGGTCTGTTTTGATAGATACATATGTGCTCATTAAAGCTAACAGAGTACCAGTGAGTAGATGCATGAGACACTTAAATGCATACCAGCACTTCCTCAAGTGACCTGCCAAAAACGTCAAGCTTACAATACTTCAAAGCAagcttttttcccagaaaattaGAAGCAGCTCCCACTACAAGGCAAGTTGTCCTTTTCTGTGGTGGTACTAAGAGGCTCCATTGTGCTGTGTGGGTCGGTACCGTTTACCACAATGGCTATGACATGCACTTCTTTAGGTTCAGGGATTTCTTTCACagggatttctttcttcttgacCCTGGGAACTATTAGATTGTTTAAAGTAACTCATAACAGAATTTTTCAGGTAATTGATTCAGCTCCTGTTCAAGTGAATGGAAATAACTCTTACTGACTTGAATCTCGTGCTCTCAGTCCTttcacttttattattttattttgagatttGGTATTTTTATCATCATTTTGTAAGTCTTAAgttattttgtctttcagctAATGAAATTTCCCTTCTTATCATGGGCATTACTCACAACCAGCAAAAGTAGtctcctgatttttattttaaccttttttttctaaacctttctatttttctttctaaggtatatttatttttttaatgacagtgCCATAGAGGAAAGGTTTTTGAAAGTTCATTGTCTGAAATTCAGGAAAACCTATTGCGGATCAAATTAGTGCTGAGAATTGGGCATCACAAAAATTGTAGCCTTGTACTTAGACCAGAGAATCTATTTTCCTTACAGAAGGttgctgaaatttaaaaagaaaataaaaccagtaaacTATTTTTTGAAATGTTACTAATTTGAGAACCTAATGTAATAAATGAATACTTTGATATACATATAAGTTAAAACTCTTATCTACTTAGAAAGCTCATGATTTTTCCTTGCATGTAACTATTGGCAATTATTTTACAGCATATATGTTAAAAGTTATTAATCTGTCGCCTTTCAGGTAGGTGCTCAGAGTATTTGTGAGCAGGCACAATAGACACAGTAGTGACCATGTTTCTGAGTGGAAGTGCATGCTTCTGGGGAACCTGCTGCTGTGTCTAGAACTGTTTCTCCCAACAGTGTTATGAAGCACTGAAACATTAACACACCTATACAGTGTCCCCAAAGGGACTAACATGAAGCTGCTGGTTTACTTACCATGGCATGTAGTCCCCTCCCTTTTCTCTGTGCAGAACTAGGACTCTGTGTACTAGAATAGCAGGGTATGTACAGCCATGCCTTCTTTCTAAACATATATACCCTTTCCTGCATCTTTCTGAACACAGGATTCTTCTGTGCTACCATAGCATGTGATGTGGTGTGTGTCTGTATGAATTTACTTACCAACACTACTCATTTCATTAGACATGACGTAAGAACATAAAAAATTCTCACTAGGTCAGACACCCT encodes:
- the MINAR2 gene encoding major intrinsically disordered NOTCH2-binding receptor 1-like — its product is MDFSVLPNNNHPDKFLKLEVKSLVKNSAFLQASLAKLPEAALPGVQRWHNRIYLQREKRNATELPGLDLNEVSQEMIDRALGKHITPITLKSTIKSNPLYNDIQVDDNWEEKKKIPSWTVQDYDRHSLHSNLASHIKENPNDLQFWMGDIYTPGYDTLLKKKEREKKHSKCWRIILLMVLAVCILITIVTLSILLT